The sequence ATAAGAAATAATCATATAAACTGGTAATAATGTTTTTAATAACTGTTCTGGGAATGTTGCTTCACAAATTTCTACCCCTTGTTCTCTTAATTTTACAAATAACTCATTAAAAGCTGTTTTTAATTCTGGTGATAATTGCTTATGAACAAACGGAAAATACGCAAACTTTTTCCCTTTTAAATCGGTTGTTAAGTTTTGATAATAATCTTTTTCTGAACTAGCCAATGATGTTGCATCTTGGTGATCATTTTTTGCTAAATAATCTAAAATGATGGCACTATCAACAACAGAACGGGTAAAATAACCAACTGTATCTAATGATGGTGCATATGGGATAACCCCAAAGCGTGAAATTAAACCATAACTAGGTTTAAAACCAACAATTCCACAATAACTAGCTGGTTTACGAACTGAATCTCCTGTATCTGTTCCCAGAGCAAATGGGACAACTCCACTTGCGACTAAAGCTGCTGAACCAGATGATGAACCCCCGGTAATTCTTATTAAATCTCATGGGTTTAAAACATCCCCCGTATAGGCATAAAGACCATGGCCACCCATTCCTAATTCATCTAAAGCCGTTTTTGCGACTAAAATAGCTTGTTCTTTTTTTAATAACTCTGTTACAGTTGATTCATATGTAGGAACAAAATTACTTAAAATTTTTGAACTAGCAGTTGTTAAAATTCCCTTTGTCGCAAAATTATCTTTCGCTACATAAGGAATCGCCGCTAAAAAATCCCCTGGTAAAATTGGGCTATTATCTAATTGCGCGGCAAAATTTGTTGCGATTGTTTCTAATTCTGTTACAGTTGCATTTAAAACTTGATATTTTTTTAATTTGGCAATACTATCTTTAATTACCGCTGAAGGGGTAATTTCTTTTGCCACTAATTTTTCATGTAATTCTTTTACTGTATAATTCTTCATCTCTATTTTACGACCTTATTAATTACAATATAATCCCCTTCTGCAACTGGTGCTAATGCTAAAATATCTTTTTGTTGTTCAGCAATTGGCTCAACATCTTCGCGTAAATAATCAACGGTTAAATTATAAGGAAAATGCATTGAATGAACATTTGTTGTGTCAATTTTTTGCACTAAATCCATTTGTTTTAAAATCACATCAAATTCATTTTTTAATTTCTCTAATTCTTCCGCCCCAAAATCTAGCATAATATCATTTGCTAATTGTTTTAACTGTTCTGTTGTCATCTTCATTACTTCCTATTCTCCTCCTTCAATTAGGTTGATAAAATCTATCTCACTAATTATTTTAACATTTAATTTTGCTGCTTTTAATAATTTGCTACCCCCATCTGTTCCGGCTAACAAATAAGTTGTTTTACTACTAATACTATCAGAAACATGGCCCCCATAATTTTCAATTAATTCTTTAAAATATTCCCGCGGTTTTGATAATGTCCCCGTAATAACAAAGCGCTGATTTTCTAATTTTTGAACAACAAAACTATCACTTTTTAAATACTTAACATTAACATTGTGGTTAATTAATTTGCTAATTTCTTCAACATTATTTGGGACATTAAAATAGTCAACTACACTAGTTGCAACAATTGGCCCAACATCATTAATTACTGATAACATTTCAACTGTTGCGTTTTGAATTGCGTTAATTGTTTGAAATTTTTTTGCCAATAATTGGGCTGTTTTTTGGCCAACATGACGAATTCCTAAGGCAAATAACAATCGTTCTAATGACTTTTCTTTTGAGCGATTAATTGAGTCAATCATATTTTGAAAAGATTTCTCACCAAAATTATCTAATTCAATAATCTCATTACGATAATTTTCTAATAAATATAAATCACTAAAGCTTTTTAAATATCCCAAATCAAATAAACGATTGATAATCTTTTCACTAACACCTTCAATATTCATTGCATTGCGAGAACAAAAATGTTCTAATCCCCGGGTAATTTTTTTTGGACATAAAGAATTAACACAATATTGGTCAACTTCATCATCGGTTTTTTCTAATCAGTTAGCACAATCAGGACATTTTTTAGCCATCGTTCATTTAACTGTCTCTTCTGGTCGTCGATCAAGTAACGGCTGAATTACTTCAGGAATAATATCACCCGCTTTTTTTAATTCAACATAATCACCAATCCGAATATCGCGTTTGATAATAAAATCACCATTATGTAATGTTGCCGCGCGCACAATTGTCCCAGCAATGCGAACAGGTTCTAAAACAGCATTATAGGTAATTTTGCCAGTTCGTCCAACACTAGGAAAAATATCAACTAATTTTGTTGTAACAATTTCAGCGGGAAACTTATAAGCAACTGCTCACTTCGGATTTTTAGCGGTATAACCAATTCGATTATATAATTTAAAATCATTAACTTTAATGACAATTCCATCAATCTCATAACCTAATTGATGACGTAAATCTTGATATTTTTGAATATAATTTCATACTTCATCAACGTTATGACATAATTGATATTCTTTATTGGTTTTAAATTTTAATCCCTCTAAATGTTTTAAAGCTTCATACTGGGTTGGAATCCCATCTTCAATGGCATTAACATAATAATATAAAAAGGCATCTAAGTTTCGTTTTTGCACAATTGTTGAATCTAATTGCCGTAACGTTCCAGCGGCAGCATTACGAGGATTAGCAAATAGTGGTTCATCCTTCGCCGCTCGCTCAGCATTAATTTTATTAAATTCTTCTAATGATAAGTAGACTTCCCCACGAACAATCAAATTAGGTTGGGCTACTTTTAAAGGAATAGATTTAATTTTTTTAATATTAGTTGTCACATCTTCTCCCGCAATACCATCACCTCGTGTTG is a genomic window of Spiroplasma syrphidicola EA-1 containing:
- a CDS encoding amidase family protein; the protein is MKNYTVKELHEKLVAKEITPSAVIKDSIAKLKKYQVLNATVTELETIATNFAAQLDNSPILPGDFLAAIPYVAKDNFATKGILTTASSKILSNFVPTYESTVTELLKKEQAILVAKTALDELGMGGHGLYAYTGDVLNPWDLIRITGGSSSGSAALVASGVVPFALGTDTGDSVRKPASYCGIVGFKPSYGLISRFGVIPYAPSLDTVGYFTRSVVDSAIILDYLAKNDHQDATSLASSEKDYYQNLTTDLKGKKFAYFPFVHKQLSPELKTAFNELFVKLREQGVEICEATFPEQLLKTLLPVYMIISYAEAISTHSALDGINFGLRVPGETYEDVMINSRVSGFGRVVKRRYAIGSYALSKDNQTLLFLKAKRVRRLIVDELTKVFANYDILLLPSATTVAPKISDVKAHTLTEEDLEFYFDDLLVLANMMGNPSITVPLTLVDGLPVGVNINAKPFADQIVLNASLLIEEITGLKNLVAPGGEDNE
- the gatC gene encoding Asp-tRNA(Asn)/Glu-tRNA(Gln) amidotransferase subunit GatC, with product MKMTTEQLKQLANDIMLDFGAEELEKLKNEFDVILKQMDLVQKIDTTNVHSMHFPYNLTVDYLREDVEPIAEQQKDILALAPVAEGDYIVINKVVK
- the ligA gene encoding NAD-dependent DNA ligase LigA, which codes for MNQAAAQSRIEELKQSLEEWNYQYYVLDNPSVSDQEYDRAMQELIALEQEFPALITLDSPTQRVSGTVSEKFSKYFHTSPMLSLGNAFNYEDLVHFDEQIKELTGLSAIDYTCELKIDGLSISLVYQNHLLVMGATRGDGIAGEDVTTNIKKIKSIPLKVAQPNLIVRGEVYLSLEEFNKINAERAAKDEPLFANPRNAAAGTLRQLDSTIVQKRNLDAFLYYYVNAIEDGIPTQYEALKHLEGLKFKTNKEYQLCHNVDEVWNYIQKYQDLRHQLGYEIDGIVIKVNDFKLYNRIGYTAKNPKWAVAYKFPAEIVTTKLVDIFPSVGRTGKITYNAVLEPVRIAGTIVRAATLHNGDFIIKRDIRIGDYVELKKAGDIIPEVIQPLLDRRPEETVKWTMAKKCPDCANWLEKTDDEVDQYCVNSLCPKKITRGLEHFCSRNAMNIEGVSEKIINRLFDLGYLKSFSDLYLLENYRNEIIELDNFGEKSFQNMIDSINRSKEKSLERLLFALGIRHVGQKTAQLLAKKFQTINAIQNATVEMLSVINDVGPIVATSVVDYFNVPNNVEEISKLINHNVNVKYLKSDSFVVQKLENQRFVITGTLSKPREYFKELIENYGGHVSDSISSKTTYLLAGTDGGSKLLKAAKLNVKIISEIDFINLIEGGE